A genome region from Tolypothrix sp. PCC 7712 includes the following:
- a CDS encoding alpha-2-macroglobulin family protein — protein sequence MIIKVLIKFLLSLTLMLGIAGCGLFGINSGREQLPTVAPLAPPKLPDWIEQISPIGDAKPLNQIRIRFKEALIPVESLDSPEQQNLLQKFELTPPLPGRFRFLTPRMVGFQADKALPQATRFQVTLKSGLADLKKHRLDQDLAWTFNTEPIKLTNLPGVNPMEKADDQPIDLQPKLQFTSNVELDVNSVQKHLQLIPEGKTDGVGFKVILDKEDQPQESEDPLEKFDPSQRNWVYQLIPQLNLAQATHYRLSFAPGILPAYGNLASEKEFASKLVTYSPLAFQGINFYGQPDAGGTYGRFVKGSPQLEFNNILVPDSAIENIKIEPKPKEISRIIQVNDEDRIVNINPYALAPATSYTITVGANLKDKFGQTLGKPVSLKYDTGDLAGDIWVPSDLNIFPAGKDLQLNINTINLPEANYKAAYKVVQPTDLVYDNYASNLLPKPVEWQSFSLARKNNQEVDITVPLRERLSASTGMLAYGVQARTNKYQENGKELWREPTTYGLVQLTNLGVFSQWFPDSGLIRVHHLSDGSPVKAAAVEIYQSQLNTKSRAPVSPCVTGKTDDSGNLTIKREDLKQCLGSNPTFTKAPELLIIARENQDWAFTRTEEYSGVYGYGIDAGWQDGKPESRGVIFSDRQLYQPGEKAWLTGFADYLQNGTIQQDKNAAYQVTLVDPDGQNTNLGTKTTNEFGTFSLELPISKTQRLGYYTVQAKGKSGQEISGEFRVAEFKPPNFKVELNLDQEFALIGDKVEAKAASNYLFGAPVQGGEAKYFVTRQQANFVPKGWEEFSFGRQWFWPEESPTLTSDVLQTTSVLDANGKSAQSLTVAKDLPYPMTYQVDVQVADVSNLSVANSQTFTALPSNRLIGLKSNFVADAGKPFAIETIVTDPTGKPLTGQRLRLELQQMKYSSVTKLVEGSRTPKNQVEYKTVAKAEVSSASNPQSVTLTPKESGSYRIRANFSDTKDEISATDLQIWVTGDNQVYWGSPEEDKLEVKLDKKEFKPGETATALIQSPYPEAELYFAVIKDKPLYQQIIKVKGGAPQIQFQVTPEMLPNAAVQAVLVRQGKPLNQVEPGSLDKLVKIGFAPFKVNLQDKYLKVEVNPLQASLAPGAEETVQLELKDNQGNPTQGQVTVMVVNEAVLQLSGYRPPDLVNTVYAEQAIATRFSDNRPDVVIQPQDIPKPKGWGYGGGFSAGAANTRVRTDFQALAYYNGAVLTDATGKAQITFKLPDDLTTWRVMAVATDGNLRFGNGDRTFITTKPLLTNAILPQFARPGDRILAGLSVTNNTGNSGNLSINGELSGTVKFAENNPTTTNLQTPAETNTQAYRFPMLAENVGEGKVRFTTQLNNAADAFEVPLEIKPLEITEQVVETGITEKQTKIPLNVDKNTIPNAGGLDIQLASTLVPEITAPAKQVLGDDELPFAEPAASQLIIAANLQNISQKYGQTFAEFNSNQQANQATEQLQKLQVADGGFASYPGQEKSDPWVSSYAAESLAKANQAFPGVINSAMLSRLKGYLEKVLANPGQYDFCKQQICKTQLQLNALIALAELGDKRNSFLADIYQQRNNFDVVNQIKLARYLSQFPEWQDESQTMLNQLQKNIYETGRTAVISLPNSWGWMSSQTTAQAQALRLFIANKAKPEVVDKLFQSLLAQRRDGTWRTSYNNAQALTALVEYSQLQPTPPNFVSSVQLAGKKLGEHRFEGYSNPSLQLNVPMDKLPRGRHDLVLQKSGRGKLHYLVAYNYRLQGNQPGKFNGLRVSREIQKVGEAESLLQKFGLYAFDKPLTLQPGQVFDIGVELITDHPVDHVVITDPLPAGLEAVDASFQTTTAALQAKADSWQLGFKNIYRDRIIAYADHLEPGVYSLHYLVRSVTPGKFLWPGAEAHLQYAPEEFGRAAESTLIVEEQKS from the coding sequence ATGATAATTAAAGTTTTAATTAAATTTCTACTTAGCTTAACACTGATGCTAGGCATAGCTGGGTGTGGCTTGTTCGGCATTAATTCAGGTAGAGAACAACTACCAACAGTTGCGCCTCTCGCACCGCCAAAATTACCAGATTGGATTGAACAAATTAGTCCCATTGGCGATGCAAAACCTCTTAATCAAATTCGCATCCGATTTAAAGAAGCTTTAATTCCAGTAGAAAGCTTAGATAGTCCAGAACAGCAGAATTTGCTGCAAAAATTTGAACTAACACCACCTTTACCCGGCAGATTTCGCTTTTTGACACCGCGCATGGTGGGGTTTCAAGCAGATAAAGCCTTACCGCAAGCTACAAGATTTCAAGTTACTCTCAAATCTGGTTTAGCAGATTTAAAAAAACATCGTTTAGATCAAGATTTAGCTTGGACTTTTAATACTGAACCGATTAAGCTGACTAATTTACCAGGGGTTAACCCAATGGAGAAGGCTGACGATCAACCAATTGATTTACAGCCGAAATTACAATTTACATCGAATGTGGAACTAGATGTAAATTCTGTACAGAAACATTTACAGTTAATCCCTGAAGGTAAAACCGATGGTGTTGGTTTTAAAGTCATATTAGATAAAGAAGATCAGCCACAAGAAAGCGAAGATCCGTTAGAAAAATTTGACCCTTCACAACGTAACTGGGTTTATCAACTGATTCCGCAATTAAATCTCGCACAAGCAACTCATTATCGGCTAAGTTTTGCACCTGGTATTCTTCCTGCTTATGGTAATTTAGCAAGTGAAAAAGAATTTGCGAGTAAATTAGTCACCTATTCACCTTTAGCATTTCAAGGAATTAATTTTTACGGACAACCAGACGCAGGGGGAACCTACGGGAGATTTGTTAAAGGTAGTCCCCAGTTAGAATTTAATAACATCTTAGTTCCAGATTCCGCGATAGAAAATATTAAAATTGAACCGAAGCCAAAAGAGATTTCGCGAATTATTCAAGTTAATGATGAAGATAGGATTGTCAATATTAATCCTTATGCCTTAGCACCAGCTACGAGTTATACAATTACTGTTGGTGCAAATCTCAAAGATAAATTTGGACAGACTTTAGGTAAACCCGTCAGCCTGAAATATGACACTGGTGATTTAGCTGGTGATATTTGGGTTCCTTCAGATTTAAATATTTTTCCTGCTGGTAAAGATTTACAGCTAAATATTAATACTATAAATTTGCCAGAGGCGAACTATAAAGCTGCTTACAAAGTAGTGCAGCCAACAGACTTGGTTTACGATAATTATGCCAGTAATTTATTACCTAAACCAGTTGAATGGCAAAGTTTCTCGTTAGCTAGGAAGAATAATCAAGAAGTTGATATTACTGTTCCGTTAAGAGAAAGGTTATCTGCTTCTACCGGGATGTTAGCTTATGGTGTGCAAGCACGGACTAATAAATATCAGGAAAATGGTAAAGAACTGTGGCGAGAACCCACAACTTACGGCTTAGTACAATTAACAAATTTAGGTGTATTTTCTCAGTGGTTTCCTGATTCCGGTTTAATTCGCGTTCATCATCTCAGCGATGGTTCGCCTGTGAAAGCTGCGGCTGTAGAAATTTATCAATCACAATTAAATACAAAATCTCGTGCGCCAGTTTCGCCTTGTGTAACTGGAAAGACTGATGATAGTGGTAATTTAACTATTAAACGCGAAGATTTGAAGCAGTGTTTAGGAAGTAATCCAACCTTTACTAAAGCACCAGAACTATTAATAATTGCCAGAGAAAATCAAGATTGGGCATTTACCCGCACTGAAGAATATAGCGGTGTTTATGGTTATGGTATTGATGCAGGTTGGCAAGATGGTAAACCAGAATCCAGAGGTGTGATATTTTCAGATAGACAGTTATATCAACCAGGTGAAAAAGCTTGGTTAACTGGTTTCGCTGATTACTTACAAAATGGCACAATTCAACAAGATAAAAATGCGGCTTACCAAGTAACTTTAGTTGATCCTGATGGACAAAATACTAATTTAGGTACAAAAACTACTAATGAATTTGGGACATTCTCTTTAGAGTTGCCAATTAGTAAAACGCAACGCTTAGGATATTATACAGTCCAAGCCAAGGGTAAAAGTGGGCAAGAAATTTCGGGAGAATTTCGAGTTGCGGAATTTAAACCGCCTAATTTTAAAGTTGAACTGAATTTAGATCAGGAATTTGCCTTAATTGGCGATAAAGTTGAGGCGAAGGCTGCAAGTAATTATCTATTTGGTGCGCCTGTACAAGGAGGCGAAGCCAAATATTTCGTAACTCGTCAACAAGCTAACTTTGTACCCAAAGGTTGGGAAGAATTTAGCTTTGGGAGACAATGGTTTTGGCCGGAAGAAAGTCCAACTTTGACTAGCGATGTTTTGCAAACTACTTCTGTATTAGATGCTAACGGTAAAAGTGCACAAAGTTTAACAGTCGCAAAAGATTTACCCTACCCCATGACTTATCAGGTAGATGTGCAAGTCGCCGATGTTTCTAATTTATCAGTGGCGAATTCCCAAACTTTTACAGCTTTACCTAGTAATCGCTTGATTGGCTTAAAAAGTAATTTTGTAGCTGATGCTGGTAAGCCATTTGCTATTGAAACTATTGTTACTGACCCTACAGGAAAACCTCTTACAGGTCAACGGCTACGTTTAGAATTACAACAGATGAAATATAGTAGCGTTACCAAATTAGTAGAAGGTAGCCGCACACCAAAAAATCAAGTTGAGTATAAAACAGTAGCAAAAGCAGAAGTCTCATCTGCAAGTAATCCTCAATCGGTAACTTTAACACCCAAAGAATCCGGTTCCTACAGAATTAGGGCAAATTTTAGCGATACCAAAGATGAAATCAGCGCTACAGATTTACAAATTTGGGTAACTGGAGACAATCAAGTTTATTGGGGTTCGCCAGAAGAAGATAAATTAGAAGTTAAGCTAGATAAAAAAGAATTTAAGCCTGGTGAAACTGCAACTGCATTAATTCAATCTCCCTACCCAGAAGCCGAATTGTATTTTGCAGTCATTAAAGATAAACCTCTCTATCAACAAATTATCAAAGTTAAGGGAGGCGCACCCCAAATTCAGTTTCAAGTTACGCCAGAAATGTTACCAAATGCAGCAGTACAAGCTGTATTAGTCAGACAAGGTAAACCACTCAATCAAGTGGAACCGGGAAGCTTAGATAAATTAGTGAAAATTGGCTTTGCACCTTTTAAAGTCAACTTGCAGGATAAATATTTAAAGGTGGAAGTTAACCCACTGCAAGCATCACTCGCACCTGGTGCTGAGGAAACTGTACAACTAGAACTCAAGGATAATCAAGGTAATCCCACCCAAGGACAAGTTACAGTCATGGTGGTGAATGAAGCAGTACTGCAACTATCTGGCTATCGTCCACCAGATTTAGTAAATACAGTATACGCCGAACAAGCGATCGCAACTCGTTTTAGTGATAATCGTCCCGATGTCGTCATTCAACCCCAAGATATCCCCAAACCCAAAGGCTGGGGTTATGGCGGTGGCTTTTCCGCAGGTGCAGCTAATACACGTGTGCGTACAGATTTTCAAGCCTTAGCTTATTACAATGGTGCTGTCCTCACAGACGCTACAGGGAAAGCACAGATAACCTTTAAACTTCCCGATGACTTAACCACATGGCGAGTCATGGCTGTAGCTACCGATGGTAATCTGCGTTTTGGTAATGGCGATCGCACTTTTATCACGACAAAACCATTGCTAACTAATGCCATCTTGCCACAATTTGCCCGTCCAGGCGATCGCATCCTCGCTGGTTTATCAGTTACCAACAACACAGGAAATAGCGGAAACCTCTCAATTAACGGCGAACTTAGCGGTACGGTGAAGTTTGCAGAGAATAACCCCACGACAACAAATTTACAAACCCCAGCGGAAACCAATACCCAAGCTTATCGCTTCCCCATGCTGGCGGAGAATGTCGGAGAAGGGAAAGTCCGCTTTACCACGCAGTTAAATAATGCAGCTGATGCATTTGAAGTACCTTTAGAAATTAAGCCGCTAGAAATTACTGAACAAGTTGTAGAAACAGGAATTACCGAAAAGCAAACCAAGATACCTTTAAATGTTGATAAAAATACCATCCCCAATGCGGGAGGTTTAGATATTCAACTGGCGAGTACCTTAGTCCCAGAAATTACAGCACCAGCTAAACAAGTTTTAGGCGATGATGAATTACCCTTCGCCGAACCAGCAGCCAGTCAGTTAATAATTGCGGCAAATTTGCAAAATATTTCCCAAAAATATGGACAGACATTTGCTGAATTTAACAGCAATCAACAAGCCAATCAAGCAACGGAACAACTGCAAAAACTGCAAGTAGCTGATGGTGGTTTTGCTTCCTATCCCGGACAAGAAAAATCTGATCCTTGGGTATCTTCCTATGCGGCGGAATCTTTAGCAAAAGCTAATCAAGCTTTCCCCGGTGTGATTAATTCCGCCATGCTTTCACGCCTCAAAGGTTACTTAGAAAAAGTCCTGGCTAACCCCGGACAGTATGACTTTTGCAAACAGCAAATTTGTAAAACTCAACTACAACTCAACGCCTTGATAGCGTTAGCAGAACTAGGCGATAAACGCAATAGCTTCTTAGCAGATATTTACCAACAACGTAATAACTTTGATGTCGTCAATCAAATCAAATTAGCACGGTACTTATCGCAATTCCCGGAATGGCAAGACGAATCGCAAACCATGCTGAACCAGTTACAAAAGAATATCTATGAAACTGGTCGTACAGCCGTTATTAGTTTACCTAATAGCTGGGGATGGATGAGTTCGCAAACAACAGCACAAGCCCAAGCTTTACGGTTATTTATTGCTAATAAAGCGAAACCGGAAGTTGTTGATAAATTATTCCAAAGTTTGCTAGCACAACGTAGAGATGGCACATGGCGAACTAGTTATAACAACGCCCAAGCACTCACCGCCTTAGTAGAATATAGTCAACTTCAACCCACACCACCTAATTTTGTTTCTTCTGTACAATTAGCTGGTAAAAAGTTAGGAGAACATCGCTTTGAAGGCTACAGCAACCCTAGCTTACAGTTAAATGTACCAATGGATAAATTACCTCGCGGTCGCCATGATTTAGTCTTACAAAAATCAGGTAGAGGTAAATTACATTATCTGGTTGCTTATAATTATCGTTTGCAAGGTAACCAACCAGGTAAGTTTAACGGTTTAAGAGTTTCCAGAGAAATTCAGAAAGTTGGTGAAGCAGAAAGTCTTCTGCAAAAATTCGGACTTTACGCCTTTGATAAACCCTTAACTTTACAACCAGGGCAAGTATTTGATATTGGTGTAGAACTGATTACCGATCATCCTGTAGATCATGTAGTCATTACAGATCCTCTACCAGCTGGATTAGAAGCAGTAGACGCAAGTTTCCAAACTACAACCGCCGCATTGCAAGCCAAAGCCGATAGTTGGCAATTAGGGTTCAAGAATATCTACCGCGATCGCATTATCGCCTACGCCGACCACCTCGAACCAGGAGTTTACAGCTTGCATTATTTAGTACGTTCCGTTACTCCCGGTAAATTCCTTTGGCCTGGTGCGGAAGCGCATTTACAATATGCACCTGAAGAATTTGGACGTGCGGCTGAGTCTACACTAATAGTAGAGGAGCAAAAGTCATAA
- a CDS encoding type II toxin-antitoxin system Phd/YefM family antitoxin has protein sequence MHEVDILEATKSLPELTQSVIEGEEVIITSENQPLVKLVRIAETKPRPKFGSAKGLIVMSEDFDVQSS, from the coding sequence ATGCATGAAGTCGATATTCTGGAAGCTACTAAATCCTTACCTGAATTAACTCAATCTGTGATTGAAGGTGAAGAGGTAATAATCACAAGTGAAAATCAGCCTTTAGTTAAACTTGTACGAATTGCTGAAACAAAGCCTCGTCCAAAGTTTGGTAGTGCTAAAGGTTTAATTGTGATGTCTGAAGACTTTGACGTACAATCAAGCTAA
- a CDS encoding GNAT family N-acetyltransferase has protein sequence MQLHRFDNIQEFWHCTQAYLLQHQVENNVLLSILHTLLHNPERYLSKPYLAIVQKNGEIVAVAIRTPPQKLILSKAQNIDALRLIAQDLRQEELPGSMGLAFEAEIFSHTWQTLTGQFYQRSVVMKIYQLTAVQKVSMARGYLRLATKSDRSLLIKWLSAFLSEIDEAISEDVEHQVDNRLKQQNTYLWEDSTPVSVASSKQVLPTIGRINLAYTPPEYRRKGYATACVAALSQKLLDQGCRYCFLIADLANPTANHIYQAIGYRPICDWDEYSFTSRE, from the coding sequence ATGCAACTACATCGATTTGACAACATTCAGGAGTTCTGGCACTGTACTCAGGCTTACTTACTTCAGCACCAGGTAGAAAATAATGTTTTGCTCAGTATTTTGCATACCTTATTGCATAACCCAGAACGTTATCTGAGTAAGCCTTATTTAGCAATTGTCCAAAAAAATGGCGAGATTGTGGCTGTTGCCATCCGCACCCCACCCCAAAAATTGATATTATCCAAAGCCCAAAATATAGATGCCTTGCGGTTAATTGCTCAAGATTTGCGTCAAGAGGAACTACCAGGAAGCATGGGACTGGCTTTTGAGGCAGAAATATTCTCGCATACTTGGCAAACGCTGACAGGACAATTCTATCAACGGTCGGTGGTAATGAAAATTTACCAATTAACGGCAGTGCAAAAAGTTTCAATGGCCAGAGGATATCTCAGACTGGCAACAAAAAGCGATCGCTCTCTTTTAATCAAATGGCTTTCTGCATTTTTATCTGAGATAGATGAGGCGATAAGCGAAGATGTGGAACACCAAGTAGATAATCGCTTGAAACAGCAGAATACTTATTTATGGGAAGATAGTACTCCAGTTTCCGTTGCTTCTAGTAAACAAGTTTTGCCTACAATTGGTCGAATTAATTTAGCTTATACACCACCAGAGTATCGTCGCAAAGGATATGCGACTGCTTGTGTCGCAGCGTTAAGCCAAAAACTGCTAGATCAGGGATGTCGCTATTGTTTCCTCATAGCAGATTTAGCCAATCCCACAGCTAATCATATTTATCAAGCGATTGGGTATCGCCCTATTTGCGATTGGGATGAATACTCTTTCACCTCGAGGGAGTAA
- a CDS encoding filamentous hemagglutinin N-terminal domain-containing protein: protein MILSTRQHLWQLRLVIVLVITSVTTALTNSARAQIIPDSSLGAESSIITPNATIQGLPTTLIEGGATRGTNLFQSFLKFNVGDGQRVYFTNPAGIENIFTRITGNEASNILGTLGVDGQANLFFLNPNGIIFGSNARLDVAGSFLATTANSFVFENGLKFSATNTEAAPLLTVSLRPGLQFGANSSATINNTGNLQAGQDLTLVAGNLDLQGQLQVGRNLTLESHNDITVKDIISDNSLGVSGDITITAPGDINVGNIKVARNSNNSDFNSISINSTGGSVYLNNSNLNSNNIASGYAGDIAISARQEVKIENSSKISTIGNLGRILIGASEYADFSPQKITITNSQINNSNFSTSNDAGNIIVKSLGDLLITNSTLETLTNSSGKGGNINVEAGSVSLINKSSLFANTLGNGKAGSVTVNATGGTVSLSDSSINTGSNKLAVNIQNLTEQVGGGGGDINITAASLYLTKSSFLNASSLGAGDSGNVSITADKTVSFTENSILNARTYVRGNAGNINIKAQELSFSKESLIQATTFGSGNAGNLNTITQSFSLSDTSRIEAQTFGSGHAGNINIKTQFLSLTEGGKINAETFDSGNGGNIIINPLNDENQATASVTISGSAPSLGISSGLSVNTESEKSDAGAGGNITIKTGTLNISDGGVLSAPSKSRGRGGNISINVNNLNLTSGGQITTNAYRSGEAGSVKINATDNIIIAGQDYQYEQRLNALKNRLDILKAIYDVFLIDNNQGNQQILEPINNLINKLTELLANPNSAELLNELKEKFELFTNSYDFSLIANNPELKSLFEPISNLLDNFNGLQQILIAAQDSTFVQKINELKQQINQLQYAYNFVLPQTDGELKRILGSINQYSGLFANTEANSTGNGGTINIDPQQVTIKDTARISVDSKGTGVAGNISITANRLTLDNQAAITADTNSGQGGSINLNLQDLLLFRRQSVVSTTAGRQGAGGNGGAIAINLDTNHGFIVSPALENNDIAANAFSGSGGTIEINAKGVIGLATLTRPELEQKLGTTDPEKLNPQFLGSNDITAISQTNPQLNGIVSISSPDIDPSKGIVSLPTNASDPSQQIAQSCGGVNKKAGSAFTDIGRGGLPPKPDELLSSDTVWEDIRLRNSTTEQGNTTQATVNPVKPKAVLIMPATGWVFNNKGEVTLISHTPQSSASWLNSSSCAVKSQ from the coding sequence ATGATTCTATCTACTCGTCAGCATTTATGGCAATTGAGGTTGGTAATTGTATTAGTAATAACTAGTGTTACTACTGCATTGACGAATTCTGCACGCGCTCAAATTATCCCAGATAGCTCATTAGGTGCAGAAAGTTCCATAATTACACCAAATGCTACGATTCAAGGATTACCAACAACCTTAATTGAAGGTGGTGCTACCAGAGGTACAAACCTATTCCAGAGTTTCTTAAAATTTAATGTTGGTGATGGACAACGAGTTTACTTTACTAATCCTGCGGGGATTGAAAACATCTTCACTCGAATTACAGGTAATGAAGCCTCAAATATTCTTGGAACTTTGGGTGTAGATGGTCAAGCAAATCTATTTTTTCTCAATCCCAATGGTATCATTTTTGGTTCAAATGCCCGCTTAGATGTTGCAGGTTCATTTTTGGCGACAACGGCCAATAGTTTTGTGTTTGAAAATGGTTTAAAGTTTAGCGCTACCAATACTGAAGCTGCGCCACTGCTAACAGTTAGCTTGCGTCCGGGGTTACAATTTGGCGCGAATTCATCTGCAACTATTAATAATACTGGAAATTTACAAGCTGGGCAAGATTTGACTTTAGTAGCTGGTAATCTTGACTTACAAGGTCAATTACAAGTAGGCAGAAATTTAACCCTAGAATCTCACAATGATATCACAGTAAAAGATATTATCTCTGATAATTCACTCGGTGTTAGTGGAGATATAACTATCACTGCTCCTGGTGATATTAATGTAGGTAATATCAAAGTTGCTCGTAATTCTAATAATAGTGATTTTAATAGCATCAGCATCAACTCTACTGGTGGTTCTGTCTACTTAAATAACTCTAATTTGAATAGTAATAATATTGCTTCCGGCTATGCAGGCGATATCGCGATTAGTGCGCGCCAAGAAGTTAAAATTGAGAATAGCAGTAAAATATCTACTATAGGTAATCTAGGCAGAATCTTGATTGGAGCCTCAGAATATGCAGATTTTTCTCCCCAAAAAATCACGATTACCAACTCTCAAATAAATAATAGTAATTTTTCGACTAGTAATGACGCAGGTAATATCATAGTTAAATCTCTAGGAGATTTATTGATAACTAACAGTACTCTAGAAACATTAACTAATAGTTCCGGAAAGGGAGGAAACATTAATGTCGAGGCTGGTTCAGTATCTCTAATTAATAAAAGTTCTCTATTCGCTAATACTCTGGGAAATGGCAAAGCTGGAAGTGTAACTGTAAATGCAACTGGTGGTACAGTCTCATTATCAGACAGTAGTATTAATACAGGTAGCAATAAACTGGCAGTAAATATCCAAAATTTAACTGAGCAAGTAGGCGGTGGTGGCGGTGATATTAATATCACTGCGGCTTCTTTATATTTAACAAAAAGTTCTTTTTTAAATGCTAGTAGTTTGGGTGCCGGGGATAGTGGAAATGTTTCTATTACGGCAGACAAAACAGTATCTTTTACAGAAAATTCTATTTTAAATGCCAGAACTTATGTGCGAGGCAATGCAGGTAATATCAATATCAAAGCCCAGGAACTTTCTTTTAGTAAAGAATCGCTAATTCAAGCCACAACTTTTGGCAGTGGAAATGCAGGTAATCTGAATACAATTACGCAATCATTTTCTTTAAGTGATACATCCCGAATAGAAGCCCAGACTTTTGGTAGTGGTCATGCAGGTAATATCAATATCAAAACTCAATTTCTTTCCCTAACAGAGGGAGGAAAAATCAATGCGGAAACCTTTGATAGTGGTAACGGTGGGAATATTATTATTAATCCTCTCAACGATGAAAACCAAGCTACGGCTTCTGTGACAATATCTGGTTCAGCACCTTCGCTCGGAATTTCTAGCGGCTTATCTGTGAATACAGAAAGCGAAAAATCAGATGCTGGGGCTGGTGGTAACATCACTATTAAAACTGGAACATTAAATATCAGTGATGGCGGAGTTTTGAGCGCTCCTTCTAAAAGTAGAGGGAGAGGTGGAAATATCAGTATTAATGTGAATAATCTTAATCTGACAAGCGGCGGACAAATTACTACCAATGCCTATAGAAGTGGAGAAGCAGGTAGTGTCAAAATTAATGCAACTGATAATATTATAATTGCTGGACAAGATTATCAATATGAGCAAAGACTGAATGCACTAAAAAATAGACTTGATATCTTGAAAGCTATCTATGATGTTTTTTTAATTGACAATAACCAAGGAAATCAACAGATATTAGAACCAATTAATAATTTAATTAATAAATTAACTGAATTACTAGCTAATCCTAATTCTGCTGAATTACTTAATGAACTAAAAGAAAAATTTGAGTTATTTACAAATAGCTACGATTTTAGTCTAATTGCAAATAACCCAGAACTGAAAAGTTTATTTGAACCAATTAGTAATTTACTCGATAACTTCAATGGACTGCAGCAAATTCTGATTGCGGCTCAAGACTCTACTTTTGTGCAAAAAATTAATGAATTAAAGCAGCAAATTAATCAACTTCAATATGCCTATAATTTTGTTTTACCGCAAACTGATGGCGAACTGAAGCGCATACTTGGTTCTATTAATCAATATAGTGGACTATTCGCCAATACAGAAGCAAACTCTACTGGTAATGGCGGTACAATCAACATTGACCCCCAGCAAGTCACCATTAAAGATACTGCGAGAATTTCTGTAGATAGTAAGGGTACTGGTGTGGCTGGTAATATTAGCATTACCGCTAATCGGCTAACTCTGGATAATCAAGCCGCAATTACAGCCGATACCAACAGTGGTCAAGGCGGTAGTATAAACCTCAACCTGCAAGATTTACTGCTGTTTCGCCGCCAAAGTGTTGTATCAACTACCGCAGGGAGACAAGGTGCTGGTGGTAATGGAGGTGCGATCGCCATTAATCTAGATACTAATCATGGCTTTATCGTCTCTCCTGCTTTAGAAAATAATGATATCGCTGCCAACGCTTTCTCTGGTAGCGGCGGGACTATCGAAATTAACGCTAAAGGAGTGATAGGATTAGCGACTCTCACTCGACCAGAACTTGAGCAGAAATTAGGTACAACCGACCCAGAGAAACTTAACCCGCAATTTTTGGGTAGTAATGATATTACAGCCATTTCCCAAACCAACCCGCAGCTAAACGGTATAGTCAGCATCAGTTCCCCAGATATTGACCCCAGCAAAGGAATCGTTTCCCTACCCACAAATGCTTCTGACCCTTCCCAGCAAATTGCTCAAAGCTGTGGCGGTGTCAATAAGAAAGCAGGTAGTGCATTTACTGATATAGGACGTGGCGGTTTACCTCCCAAACCGGACGAACTTCTCAGCAGCGATACTGTGTGGGAAGATATTCGCCTGAGAAATAGTACGACAGAACAGGGAAATACAACTCAGGCTACTGTAAACCCAGTCAAACCAAAGGCAGTATTAATTATGCCTGCAACTGGTTGGGTATTTAACAACAAAGGCGAAGTGACGCTGATATCTCATACACCTCAATCTTCCGCTTCCTGGCTGAATTCTTCTAGCTGCGCTGTTAAAAGTCAATGA